One Nicotiana sylvestris chromosome 12, ASM39365v2, whole genome shotgun sequence genomic window carries:
- the LOC138883195 gene encoding uncharacterized protein yields MAIDMNIQELLVTGDLDLVIHQVREEWATKNSKILSYLHHVYELRKRFTKTEFKHVPRVQNEFADALATLSSMIQHPDKNFIDPIPVKIHNQSAYCAHVEEEADRKPWFHDINEYFGKRRLPRACKSYSETHTSEIF; encoded by the coding sequence atggccattgacatgaacattcaagagttgctagtgactGGAGATTTGGACCTAGTTATACATCAGgtgcgagaagaatgggcaaccaagaactccaagatactctcgtatctgcatcatgtatatgaattaagaaagaggttcacgaagacggagttcAAACATGTccctagagtccagaatgagttcgccgatgcattggctaccctgtcatctatgatacaacatccagacaaaaatttcattgatcccattccagtaaagattcATAATCAgtcagcttattgtgcccatgttgaagaagaagcagatagaaagccgtggtttcatgatattaatgAATATTTTGGGAAAAGGAGACTgcccagagcttgcaaatcctactcagaaactcacacttcggagattttctaa